A single Cannabis sativa cultivar Pink pepper isolate KNU-18-1 chromosome 7, ASM2916894v1, whole genome shotgun sequence DNA region contains:
- the LOC115697858 gene encoding NAC transcription factor 25, whose amino-acid sequence MIIMENSTDSSSSLRSSQEQHPKLPPGFRFHPTDEELVVHYLKRKAASAPLPVTIIAEIDLYKFDPWELPSKASFGEQEWYFFSPRDRKYPNGARPNRAATSGYWKATGTDKPIMSSNGCHEKVGVKKALVFYGGKPPKGVKTNWIMHEYRLVDSSSSSSTNINNINNNNNNSSYNSNHIIPQHHQQQQHSTPPTPNKKASLRLDDWVLCRIYKKNNGQQQSRSPPLMMNNMDHHDHDHIIIDNNNNHNNKNNNNNFTSLLLENEDCSFLQGILSSSSANSDQTANNNDLLQMGVKRQQQSSFWTNELHDQVSKRFHADLNNTSNTSSFVAILNQTASFHHQNNSIPAGSVNDGVLRSTSSNSNNNTPQFRLPSMNWN is encoded by the exons ATGATAATTATGGAAAATAGTACAGATTCATCTTCATCCTTGAGATCATCACAAGAACAACACCCGAAATTGCCACCTGGATTTCGATTCCATCCAACTGACGAAGAACTTGTTGTTCACTATCTCAAAAGAAAGGCCGCCTCGGCCCCACTTCCCGTCACCATCATAGCGGAAATTGATCTCTACAAGTTCGATCCATGGGAACTACcaa gtAAAGCGAGTTTTGGAGAACAAGAGTGGTATTTCTTTAGTCCGAGAGATCGGAAGTATCCAAATGGGGCAAGGCCGAACCGAGCAGCAACATCAGGGTATTGGAAAGCGACGGGAACCGATAAACCTATTATGAGCTCTAATGGGTGTCATGAAAAGGTTGGTGTTAAAAAGGCTTTGGTTTTCTATGGAGGGAAACCACCTAAAGGTGTTAAAACTAATTGGATTATGCATGAGTATCGATTAGTggactcatcatcatcatcatcaacaaatattaataatattaataataataataataattcatctTATAATTCCAATCATATTATTCCTCaacatcatcaacaacaacaacatagtACTCCTCCTACGCCAAACAAAAAAGCATCTTTACGG ctGGATGATTGGGTTTTATGTCGAATATACAAGAAAAACAATGGACAGCAGCAAAGTCGATCACCACCGTTGATGATGAATAATATGGATCATCATGATCatgatcatattattattgataataataataatcacaacaacaaaaataataataataattttacttCTTTATTACTTGAAAACGAAGATTGTAGTTTTCTACAAGGaatattatcatcatcatcagctaATTCAGATCAAACGGCCAATAATAATGATCTTCTTCAAATGGGAGTCAAACGACAACAGCAATCGTCGTTTTGGACAAATGAGTTACACGATCAAGTATCAAAGCGCTTTCATGCTGATCTTAATAATACTTCTAATACGTCGTCGTTTGTTGCTATATTAAATCAAACGGCGTCGTTTCATCATCAGAATAATTCCATCCCAGCTGGTTCTGTAAACGACGGCGTTTTGCGTAGTACTAgtagtaatagtaataataatacacCACAGTTTCGACTTCCCTCCATGAATTGGAACTAG
- the LOC115697634 gene encoding (E,E)-geranyllinalool synthase-like codes for MDELIKEIKENFLSLLDKDPYSLVSPCPYEIAWVAMIPHPNRPSEPMFGSCLNWVLNNQTEHGFWGNCNSGSEKPTLDCLTATLACIVALKKWNICSDVISKGLEFMDSSNAKKLLKEVEDHGCPRWFAIVFPRMVELAEEVLKIKILKDDQVAVRNILFKARKNIFETLMKKENEHLLLWHLEVLPSSSSHDFGNNIIKKDDIVKHLCEKGSLFNSPSATAKAFMATSNSKCLHYLQALVHKFSNNNHMTIGVPTTYPMDEDLIKLCIINHLQRLGLAEHFSIEIENILQQIYKNYDGKSYLKVGNFHSWEMLQLQLLKDSLAFRLLRMHGYKVFSRQLCWFLHNEEIKNHIETNCEYFSIMLLNLYKATDLAFQDEFELNEARNFSRKLLEKCISMEENGDHIFHNLIEHELSLPWMARLDHLEHRFWIEETKNHVLWLGKNHFRRLLSIHNDKLIRLAILNYHFKQSIFKAELEHLTRWCKDWGLSEMGFGREKSMYCYFAIASTCSSLPYDSPIRLAVAKGAIIITVADDFFDMKDSLITELETFTKAIQRWDGEGLSGVSKKIFDALHNFVKEMAIIYLDQQETSDITNFLREIWYETIVSWLTESKWSKNGIIPTMDEYLKVGMTSIATHTLLLPASYFLKPSLKISQLQSTEYDIVTKLVMIICRLLNDLQSYEKEKDEGKPNSITVYLKNNPKVEIEEAIEYLQEVLNKKKKELLEHVLIDNGDDDDDDINNNLPRDVRVLHLSCLKVFQMFFNSSNRFDSEVELLDDIGKAIYIPLKLDGLASNKKNLIMRRLPKAPPHDFPHLKSTGANCSLNMCHFSRRERPSKHFIMNELSLYAHNKVGNWKRIHIMPPKLNLSFI; via the exons atgGATGAATTGATCAAAGAGATCAAGGAAAATTTTTTGTCATTGTTAGACAAGGATCCTTACTCTCTTGTTTCTCCTTGTCCCTACGAGATTGCATGGGTAGCCATGATACCACATCCTAACCGACCTTCTGAGCCCATGTTCGGTAGTTGTCTGAATTGGGTTCTTAATAACCAAACCGAACATGGGTTCTGGGGCAACTGCAATAGTGGCAGTGAAAAGCCAACCCTAGATTGTCTTACTGCCACTCTTGCTTGTATTGTTGCCCTAAAGAAGTGGAACATTTGTTCTGACGTGATAAGTAaag GGTTGGAGTTTATGGATTCATCAAATGCGAAGAAGCTCTTGAAAGAAGTGGAAGATCACGGCTGTCCGCGTTGGTTTGCAATCGTTTTCCCTAGAATGGTTGAATTGGCCGAAGAAGTTTTGAAGATAAAAATATTGAAGGACGATCAAGTTGCTGTTCGAAATATTTTATTCAAGGCTAGAAAAAACATTTTCGAAAC ACTAATGAAGAAAGAGAATGAGCATTTATTGCTATGGCATCTTGAAGTGTTACCTTCATCATCATCACATGATTTTGGGAATAATATTATTAAGAAAGATGATATAGTGAAGCACTTGTGTGAAAAAGGATCTTTGTTCAATTCTCCCTCAGCCACAGCAAAAGCTTTTATGGCCACATCCAACTCTAAATGCTTACACTATTTACAAGCTCTGGTTCATAAATTTTCCAATAATAATCACATGACTATTGGag TTCCCACTACATATCCTATGGATGAAGATCTTATAAAGCTTTGCATTATCAACCATCTGCAAAGATTAGGGTTGGCTGAGCATTTCTCGATTGAGATTGAAAATATTCTCCAACAAATTtataa GAATTACGATGGAAAATCATACTTAAAAGTTGGTAATTTCCATTCATGGGAAATGTTACAACTTCAATTACTTAAAGACTCATTAGCTTTTCGTCTTCTAAGGATGCATGGCTATAAAGTATTTTCGA GGCAACTCTGCTGGTTCTTACATAACGAAGAAATTAAAAATCACATCGAGACAAACTGCGAATACTTTTCGATTATGTTGTTAAATCTTTACAAAGCCACAGATCTTGCTTTTCAAGATGAATTTGAGCTTAATGAAGCAAgaaatttttcaagaaaactacTTGAGAAATGTATTTCAATGGAAGAAAATGGAGATCACATATTTCATAAtctg ATTGAGCATGAATTAAGTCTTCCATGGATGGCCCGATTGGACCACCTCGAACATAGGTTTTGGATAGAAGAAACTAAAAACCATGTTCTATGGCTTGGAAAGAATCATTTTCGAAG GTTGTTAAGCATTCATAATGACAAATTAATTCGTCTAGCCATCTTAAATTACCACTTCAAACAATCTATCTTCAAGGCTGAACTCGAACACTTAACAAG GTGGTGTAAAGATTGGGGACTTAGTGAAATGGGATTTGGTAGAGAAAAAAGTATGTATTGTTATTTCGCAATAGCTTCAACTTGTAGTTCTTTGCCTTATGATTCTCCAATTCGATTGGCGGTTGCAAAGGGTGCTATAATAATAACGGTTGCagatgatttttttgatatgaaagattcCTTAATCACTGAGTTAGAAACCTTTACTAAGGCAATTCAAag GTGGGATGGTGAAGGATTGAGTGGTGTTAGTAAGAAAATATTTGATGCCCTACATAATTTTGTGAAGGAAATGGCAATTATTTACCTTGATCAACAAGAAACAAGTGACATAacaaatttcttaagagaaata TGGTATGAAACAATTGTTTCATGGCTTACTGAATCTAAGTGGAGTAAAAATGGAATTATACCAACCATGGATGAATATCTTAAAGTTGGAATGACTTCCATAGCAACTCACACCTTGCTTCTTCCAGCCTCATATTTTCTAAAACCAAGCttaaaaatatcacaattaCAATCGACAGAGTATGATATTGTTACTAAATTGGTTATGATTATTTGTCGTTTGTTGAATGACCTACAAAGTTATGAG aAAGAAAAGGATGAGGGCAAACCAAACTCAATTACAGTGTACTTGAAGAACAATCCCAAGGTAGAGATTGAAGAAGCAATTGAGTACTTGCAAGAGGTActaaataaaaagaagaaagaattaCTTGAGCATGTTTTGATTGACAACGGcgacgatgatgatgatgacatCAATAATAATCTTCCTAGAGATGTTAGGGTTTTGCACCTCTCTTGCTTAAAAGTATTTCAAATGTTCTTCAACTCTTCGAATCGATTTGATTCAGAGGTTGAATTGCTTGATGATATTGGCAAAGCGATCTATATTCCTTTGAAGTTAGATGGATTAGCATCTAATAAAAAGAATTTGATCATGAGAAGACTTCCAAAGGCGCCACCACATGATTTTCCTCATTTAAAATCAACGGGCGCAAATTGTTCACTGAATATGTGTCACTTTAGTCGTCGAGAACGTCCCTCCAAACATTTTATCATGAATGAGCTTTCTCTTTATGCTCATAACAAAGTTGGAAATTGGAAAAGGATTCACATTATGCCaccaaaactcaatctctcatTCATATAA